From a region of the Streptomyces sp. NBC_00193 genome:
- a CDS encoding FAD-binding and (Fe-S)-binding domain-containing protein — protein MDASNYRRVPVGVVAPRDAEDVAAALAVCAAAGVPVVPRGGGTSIAGQATGLGVVLDLTRHMNALVSLDPAARTAVVQPGLVLDRLRDAARPHGLTFGPDPSTHSRCTLGGMIGNNACGAHSVAWGTTADNVAELAVTAYGGSSHRLGTGWRGAPDGLRELVSQNLAVLRTGMAGGAADGFARRISGYGDLDALLPERGTRVARAFCGSEGTLGVVTEAVVRLVELPAAPALAVLGYADESAAAQAAAGLLGYGPLTVEGMAADLVGGAAGLPRGGAWLFVEMRDEGAARALLRASDAVDGLLLTDPAAQRALWRIREDAAGTATRMPDGTMAWPGWEDCAVPPARLGAYLPEFRALLAEHGLRGSPYGHFGEGCVHVRIDFDLVTAPGVARFRAFSSDLADLVVAHGGSLSGEHGDGQARAELLPRMYGPSVIGLFETYKRVWDPAGGMNPGILVRPARLDENLRFASLPPALPFAGEVARCVGVAKCRSTEVGGPGVMCPSYRATGEERHSTRGRARLLHEMLAGEIVTGGWRSAEVAEALDLCLGCKGCRSDCPVGVDMAAYKAEFLHHHWAGRLRPLSHYALGGLPGWLRLIAGLRLARPLNLVSRFLRIPGLERSRPLPRLARTPFTRGWRAMVRSAGRSPLPALPPFPGLRPDPSPGAAPLPGASPRTPAPQTPEGLDFRRRQPKSASPAFEARGLGRSPRGSGAQPRGTVEGRVGDLAPQGAHATVVTVWPDTFTEYLAPEAGHAAVRVLRAAGLEPRVQTGRVCCGLTYISTGRLDTARRVLRRTLDAVGDPQGPLTVLEPSCAAALRTDLPALLPEDPRAPRLAAAVRTFAETLEEYAPHWQPPRLDRPVAGQTHCHQHAVLGDAADRRLRERAGLTGELSGGCCGLAGNFGFEPGHHEVSVACAEEQLLPSLRAAAPGTEVLADGFSCRTQIAQLAGGRARHLAEVLAEGLPEGPPDGLPDGWPEPDVGGM, from the coding sequence ATGGACGCCTCGAACTACCGCCGCGTCCCCGTCGGCGTGGTCGCCCCGCGCGACGCCGAGGACGTGGCCGCCGCGCTCGCGGTGTGCGCCGCGGCCGGGGTCCCCGTCGTCCCGCGCGGCGGGGGCACCTCCATCGCGGGCCAGGCCACGGGCCTCGGCGTCGTCCTCGACCTCACCCGCCACATGAACGCCCTCGTCTCCCTGGACCCGGCCGCCCGCACCGCCGTCGTCCAGCCCGGCCTGGTCCTCGACCGGCTGCGGGACGCGGCCCGCCCGCACGGGCTGACCTTCGGGCCGGACCCCTCCACGCACTCCCGCTGCACGCTCGGCGGGATGATCGGCAACAACGCCTGCGGGGCCCACTCCGTGGCCTGGGGGACCACCGCCGACAACGTCGCCGAGCTGGCGGTGACCGCGTACGGCGGCTCCTCGCACCGGCTCGGCACCGGCTGGCGGGGCGCGCCGGACGGGCTGCGGGAGCTGGTGTCGCAGAACCTGGCGGTGCTGCGCACCGGCATGGCGGGCGGTGCGGCCGACGGCTTCGCGCGGCGGATCTCCGGCTACGGGGACCTGGACGCGCTGCTCCCCGAACGGGGCACCCGGGTGGCCCGGGCGTTCTGCGGGAGCGAGGGCACGCTCGGCGTGGTCACCGAGGCCGTCGTACGGCTCGTGGAGCTGCCGGCCGCCCCGGCGCTGGCCGTCCTCGGGTACGCCGACGAGAGCGCGGCCGCGCAGGCCGCGGCGGGGCTGCTCGGGTACGGGCCGCTGACGGTGGAGGGGATGGCGGCCGACCTCGTGGGCGGTGCCGCCGGGCTTCCCCGGGGCGGGGCCTGGCTGTTCGTGGAGATGCGCGACGAGGGCGCGGCCCGGGCCCTGCTCAGGGCCTCCGACGCGGTGGACGGCCTGCTGCTCACCGATCCGGCGGCGCAGCGGGCCCTGTGGCGGATCCGCGAGGACGCGGCGGGCACGGCCACCCGGATGCCCGACGGCACCATGGCCTGGCCGGGTTGGGAGGACTGCGCGGTCCCGCCCGCCCGGCTCGGCGCCTACCTGCCGGAATTCCGGGCCCTGCTGGCGGAGCACGGGCTGCGCGGATCCCCGTACGGCCACTTCGGCGAGGGCTGCGTGCACGTGCGGATCGACTTCGACCTGGTGACGGCGCCGGGCGTGGCCCGCTTCCGGGCCTTCTCCTCGGACCTCGCCGACCTGGTGGTCGCGCACGGCGGCTCCCTGTCCGGGGAGCACGGGGACGGGCAGGCCCGGGCGGAGCTGCTGCCGCGGATGTACGGGCCTTCGGTGATCGGGCTCTTCGAGACCTACAAGCGGGTCTGGGACCCGGCGGGCGGCATGAACCCCGGGATCCTGGTCCGCCCGGCACGCCTCGACGAGAACCTCCGCTTCGCTTCCCTCCCGCCGGCCCTGCCCTTCGCGGGGGAGGTGGCCCGGTGCGTCGGCGTCGCGAAATGCCGGTCGACGGAGGTCGGGGGGCCGGGGGTGATGTGCCCGTCGTACCGGGCCACGGGCGAGGAACGCCACTCCACGCGGGGGCGGGCCCGGCTGCTGCACGAGATGCTGGCCGGGGAGATCGTGACCGGCGGCTGGCGGTCGGCGGAGGTCGCCGAGGCGCTCGATCTGTGCCTCGGCTGCAAGGGCTGCCGCAGCGACTGCCCGGTGGGGGTCGACATGGCCGCCTACAAGGCGGAGTTCCTCCACCACCACTGGGCGGGCCGGCTGCGGCCGCTCTCCCACTACGCCCTGGGCGGGCTGCCGGGCTGGCTCCGCCTGATCGCCGGGCTCCGCCTGGCCCGCCCCCTGAACCTGGTGTCCCGCTTCCTGCGCATCCCGGGCCTGGAACGGTCCCGGCCCTTGCCCCGACTGGCCCGGACCCCGTTCACCCGCGGGTGGCGCGCGATGGTCCGCTCCGCGGGGCGAAGTCCCCTACCCGCCCTTCCACCGTTCCCCGGGCTCCGCCCGGACCCGTCCCCGGGTGCGGCGCCGTTGCCGGGGGCCAGCCCCCGGACCCCCGCTCCTCAAACGCCGGAGGGGCTGGATTTTCGCCGGCGTCAGCCAAAATCAGCCTCGCCGGCGTTTGAGGCGCGGGGTCTGGGGCGGAGCCCCAGGGGGTCCGGGGCGCAGCCCCGGGGAACGGTGGAAGGGCGGGTAGGGGACCTCGCCCCGCAGGGCGCGCACGCGACCGTCGTGACGGTGTGGCCGGACACGTTCACGGAGTACCTCGCGCCCGAGGCCGGGCATGCCGCCGTGCGGGTGCTGCGGGCCGCCGGGCTGGAGCCGCGGGTGCAGACGGGCCGCGTCTGCTGCGGGCTGACCTACATCTCCACCGGCCGCCTCGACACCGCCCGCAGGGTCCTGCGCCGCACCCTGGACGCCGTGGGCGACCCACAGGGACCCCTCACCGTCCTCGAACCGAGCTGCGCGGCCGCGCTCCGCACCGATCTGCCCGCCCTCCTCCCGGAGGACCCCCGCGCACCCCGTCTCGCAGCGGCCGTCCGAACCTTCGCCGAGACCCTGGAGGAGTACGCCCCCCACTGGCAGCCGCCCCGCCTGGACCGGCCGGTCGCCGGTCAGACGCACTGCCACCAGCACGCCGTCCTCGGCGACGCCGCCGACCGCCGGCTGCGCGAGCGCGCCGGGCTGACGGGGGAGCTCAGCGGAGGCTGCTGCGGCCTCGCGGGCAACTTCGGCTTCGAGCCCGGGCACCACGAGGTCTCCGTGGCCTGCGCCGAGGAACAGCTCCTGCCGTCGCTGCGGGCGGCCGCACCGGGTACGGAGGTGCTGGCGGACGGGTTCTCCTGCCGGACGCAGATCGCGCAGCTGGCCGGCGGCCGGGCCCGCCACCTGGCGGAGGTCCTGGCGGAGGGCTTGCCCGAGGGCCCGCCGGACGGCTTGCCGGACGGATGGCCGGAACCGGACGTAGGCGGGATGTAA
- a CDS encoding DMT family transporter: protein MPAPSSPTSTAPSTATPTRPAQTTAAAPADGSFRARFGPVALVVTAGVSVQFGAALAVMLMPRAGAAGVVTLRLAAAALVLLLVCRPKVRGYSRSDWSTVVWFGVAMAGMNGFIYQAIDRIPLGPAVTLEVLGPLVLSVVVSRRLLNLLWAGLALAGVVLLSTHGGGGLGGLDPLGVAFALAAGGMWAAYIVFSARTGRRFPQADGLALAMAVAAVLSLPLGVIEAGSALLHPSTLLLGLGVALLSSVLPYTLELLALRRLPAPTFAILMSLEPAIAATAGFMILNQALSALDAAAIALVIVASMGAVRSQTRPREPQPN from the coding sequence ATGCCCGCACCTTCCTCACCCACGAGCACCGCACCGAGCACCGCCACGCCCACCCGGCCCGCGCAGACGACGGCCGCCGCCCCCGCGGACGGCTCCTTCCGGGCCCGCTTCGGCCCGGTGGCCCTGGTGGTCACGGCGGGCGTCTCGGTGCAGTTCGGTGCCGCCCTCGCGGTGATGCTCATGCCGAGGGCGGGCGCGGCCGGCGTGGTCACGCTGCGCCTCGCCGCGGCCGCGCTGGTGCTGCTGCTCGTCTGCCGGCCCAAGGTGCGCGGGTACTCCCGCTCCGACTGGTCGACCGTGGTGTGGTTCGGCGTGGCCATGGCCGGCATGAACGGGTTCATCTACCAGGCCATCGACCGGATCCCCCTCGGCCCCGCCGTCACCCTGGAGGTGCTGGGCCCGCTGGTGCTCTCCGTCGTGGTCTCCCGCCGCCTGCTGAACCTGCTGTGGGCCGGGCTGGCGCTGGCCGGAGTCGTCCTGCTGTCCACCCACGGCGGAGGCGGCCTGGGCGGCCTCGACCCGCTGGGCGTGGCCTTCGCCCTCGCGGCGGGCGGCATGTGGGCGGCGTACATCGTGTTCAGCGCGCGGACCGGCCGCCGGTTCCCGCAGGCGGACGGGCTGGCACTGGCGATGGCCGTGGCCGCCGTACTGTCCCTGCCGCTCGGCGTGATCGAGGCCGGCTCGGCTCTGCTGCACCCGAGCACCCTGCTCCTGGGCCTCGGCGTGGCGCTGCTCTCCTCGGTCCTGCCCTACACGCTGGAGCTGCTCGCCCTGCGCAGGCTCCCGGCGCCGACCTTCGCGATCCTGATGAGCCTGGAGCCCGCCATCGCCGCGACGGCCGGGTTCATGATCCTGAACCAGGCGCTGTCGGCGCTGGACGCGGCGGCGATCGCGCTGGTCATCGTGGCGAGCATGGGCGCGGTCCGCTCGCAGACCCGGCCGCGCGAGCCTCAGCCGAACTGA